In Candidatus Zixiibacteriota bacterium, a genomic segment contains:
- a CDS encoding archaemetzincin gives MKAKIVVVPLGEVDFMMVNRLATNVGPIFGRSVDILKGMKMPDEAFNVVRGQFYASVILARLERIKANQKEFVIGVCEEDLYLPDEPFIIGNADTVAGTSLVSLFRIRQEFYGLPEDELKVYSRLFKQAVHFLAHLFEMTSCRNPKCVNYYSQNMMDIDSKGEKFCDICKRQLAERR, from the coding sequence ATGAAAGCGAAGATTGTTGTGGTGCCGCTGGGAGAAGTTGACTTTATGATGGTCAACCGTCTCGCCACCAACGTCGGACCTATCTTCGGCCGCTCGGTCGATATCCTCAAAGGGATGAAGATGCCGGATGAGGCGTTTAATGTCGTCCGCGGGCAGTTCTATGCCAGCGTAATTCTCGCCCGTCTCGAGCGCATTAAAGCCAATCAGAAAGAATTCGTTATCGGAGTCTGCGAAGAGGACCTGTACCTGCCGGATGAGCCGTTTATTATCGGCAATGCCGATACCGTCGCCGGCACCTCGCTGGTCTCCCTCTTCCGTATTCGACAGGAGTTCTACGGTCTGCCGGAAGATGAATTGAAAGTGTACAGCCGCCTTTTCAAGCAGGCGGTTCATTTCCTCGCCCATCTTTTTGAGATGACCAGCTGCCGCAATCCCAAATGTGTCAACTATTACAGCCAGAATATGATGGATATCGACAGCAAAGGAGAGAAATTCTGCGATATCTGCAAGCGCCAGCTGGCTGAGAGAAGATAG
- the deoC gene encoding deoxyribose-phosphate aldolase, which produces MIDNLNRYFDHSVLKSETALADILRLCQEARENQFFGIAINPCWVADAKRELIGTGIKIISVSGFPLSANRTDVKVFEAVRGVEDGADEIDMVANVGWLVSSEFGRVEREIFEVRKNLPAHIILKVIIEAPKLAPAAQVEATKAVINGGAQFVKTATGFFGGTTVETVKRLKQAAQGKIKVKASGGIRTFKETVALIEAGADRIGSSASVEIMKESRPAPAR; this is translated from the coding sequence ATGATTGATAACCTGAACCGCTATTTCGACCATTCCGTTCTCAAGTCTGAGACCGCCCTTGCGGATATATTGAGGCTTTGCCAGGAAGCGCGGGAAAATCAGTTCTTCGGTATCGCCATCAATCCTTGCTGGGTCGCGGATGCTAAGAGAGAACTTATCGGAACCGGTATAAAGATAATATCTGTTTCCGGCTTCCCTCTCTCCGCCAATCGGACTGATGTCAAAGTTTTTGAAGCCGTTCGGGGGGTTGAGGATGGCGCCGATGAAATCGATATGGTCGCCAATGTCGGGTGGCTTGTCTCCAGCGAGTTCGGACGGGTGGAAAGAGAGATTTTCGAAGTTCGCAAGAACCTTCCGGCTCATATTATATTAAAAGTGATAATTGAAGCCCCCAAATTGGCTCCGGCGGCGCAGGTTGAAGCCACTAAAGCGGTCATAAACGGTGGGGCGCAATTTGTAAAAACAGCCACCGGCTTTTTCGGTGGCACCACGGTGGAGACGGTCAAAAGACTCAAGCAAGCGGCCCAGGGCAAAATAAAAGTCAAAGCCTCGGGGGGTATCAGAACGTTTAAAGAGACCGTTGCCCTGATTGAAGCCGGCGCGGACCGTATCGGCTCCTCGGCTTCGGTGGAGATTATGAAAGAGTCCCGGCCGGCGCCGGCGCGATAG
- a CDS encoding phosphopentomutase, protein MFSRVIVIVLDACGVGELPDADRYGDKGASTIPNVARSQGGLNMPNCQKLGLGNIVDILGVPPAEKPLACYGKMAERSAGKDSTSGHWEIAGIITDKPFPVYSSGFPPELVAEFEKRAGVKTIGNIPASGTEIIARLGERHLQTGEIILYTSADSVFQLAAHEEVMSPARLYEICRIARDLLTGDHAVGRVIARPFTGTPGNFSRTANRKDFSLLPPHETLLDCLYKEQIPTVGIGKIGDLFAHQGLSNEVKTANNNDVMQALRDELEQTDNGLIFANLVDFDMLWGHRNDAVSFARGLEDFDRWLPDFIDNLDNDDLLIITADHGCDPTLTGSTDHTREYVPLLVFSPVMKTVCNLGTRESFSDIAATVAANFRLGNRFPGKSFLKDIVQSTL, encoded by the coding sequence ATGTTCTCGAGGGTTATAGTAATCGTCCTTGACGCCTGCGGGGTCGGGGAACTTCCCGATGCCGACCGGTATGGCGATAAGGGCGCCTCGACTATCCCCAACGTCGCCCGCAGTCAGGGGGGGCTCAATATGCCCAATTGTCAGAAATTGGGGCTGGGGAATATCGTAGATATTCTGGGAGTGCCGCCGGCTGAGAAGCCGTTGGCATGTTACGGCAAAATGGCGGAGCGCTCGGCTGGGAAAGATTCCACCTCGGGCCACTGGGAAATTGCCGGCATCATTACAGATAAGCCGTTCCCCGTTTACAGCAGCGGATTTCCGCCGGAACTGGTGGCGGAATTCGAGAAGCGCGCCGGAGTCAAGACTATCGGGAATATTCCGGCAAGCGGCACCGAAATTATTGCCCGTCTGGGCGAGCGACATCTTCAGACCGGAGAGATAATTCTTTACACCTCCGCCGACTCCGTCTTCCAACTGGCGGCACATGAGGAGGTTATGTCGCCGGCTCGTCTTTACGAAATCTGCCGCATTGCCCGCGACCTGCTTACCGGCGACCATGCGGTCGGACGAGTCATTGCCCGTCCCTTCACAGGTACCCCGGGAAATTTCAGTCGCACCGCCAATCGGAAAGACTTTTCGCTCCTGCCTCCGCATGAGACTCTGCTTGACTGCCTTTATAAGGAGCAGATTCCCACGGTCGGCATCGGCAAAATCGGCGACCTCTTTGCCCATCAAGGTCTGTCGAATGAAGTCAAGACCGCCAATAACAATGATGTAATGCAGGCTCTGCGGGATGAACTGGAGCAGACCGATAACGGCTTGATCTTTGCCAATCTTGTGGATTTCGATATGCTCTGGGGGCATCGCAACGACGCCGTTTCTTTTGCCCGCGGGCTCGAAGATTTCGACCGGTGGCTCCCGGATTTCATTGACAATTTAGATAATGATGACCTGCTCATAATTACGGCCGACCATGGTTGCGACCCGACCCTGACCGGCTCCACCGACCATACCCGCGAATATGTCCCGCTTCTGGTCTTCTCGCCGGTTATGAAAACCGTCTGCAACCTTGGTACGCGAGAATCATTTTCCGATATCGCCGCGACGGTCGCCGCGAATTTTCGTCTCGGCAACCGCTTTCCCGGAAAAAGTTTTCTCAAAGATATTGTGCAATCAACTCTCTGA
- a CDS encoding zf-HC2 domain-containing protein yields the protein MKCRQVQFYLTDYLSGNLSLNETRDFEEHLQSCAICRITVQEERNLVTATRGLPVPDPGESYWSGLEQVIMERAKTGAAAAEYPATAQLRERRGFPWRLAVPLAASLALFFVSLDDSQFLQRLSGAEIPSIAANMEDNRGATAYGQPTRPGEFIEHDYQIEYTLLLSAPGLAPRNLLMIEIINQTASEGPL from the coding sequence ATGAAATGCCGTCAGGTTCAGTTCTATCTCACTGACTACCTGTCAGGAAATCTCTCTCTTAATGAAACCAGAGATTTCGAAGAACATCTCCAATCTTGCGCCATCTGTCGCATTACGGTTCAGGAGGAAAGGAATCTGGTTACCGCCACCAGGGGGCTGCCGGTGCCCGACCCGGGAGAATCATACTGGAGCGGTCTGGAACAGGTCATCATGGAAAGGGCGAAAACCGGCGCCGCTGCCGCTGAATATCCTGCCACCGCTCAATTGAGGGAGCGCCGTGGCTTTCCCTGGAGGTTGGCGGTCCCTCTGGCGGCGTCGCTGGCGCTCTTTTTTGTTTCACTGGATGACAGTCAATTCCTGCAACGGTTATCGGGTGCGGAAATTCCCTCTATCGCTGCAAACATGGAAGACAACCGCGGCGCGACAGCCTACGGTCAACCGACCCGGCCCGGGGAATTTATCGAGCATGATTATCAAATCGAGTATACTTTGCTTCTTTCGGCTCCCGGACTTGCCCCCCGGAACCTTCTGATGATTGAAATTATCAACCAGACGGCAAGCGAGGGACCGCTATGA
- a CDS encoding sigma-70 family RNA polymerase sigma factor — protein MTRDIKDLVKDFISGDQEAFAELVRRYKRKVYSLAFRMLGNHADADEVTQETFVRLYEQRENLRTVGYFTGFLLRIATNYTIDLLRKRSRHHLSLDDETEMTLPLQMELSMDAAGPDKEIEDDELGVMIAQAIDRLPPKQRMTIILHDVEGFDKTEVAIAMGCPEATVRSNLHVARAKMRKWLGKKLK, from the coding sequence ATGACCAGAGATATTAAGGATCTGGTAAAAGATTTCATTAGCGGCGACCAGGAGGCTTTTGCCGAACTGGTAAGGAGGTATAAAAGAAAGGTTTATTCTCTCGCCTTCCGGATGCTGGGGAATCATGCCGATGCCGATGAGGTGACGCAAGAAACTTTTGTGCGCCTCTACGAGCAAAGGGAGAATCTCAGGACGGTCGGCTACTTTACCGGATTTCTCTTGCGCATCGCCACCAACTACACCATCGACCTTCTCCGCAAACGAAGCCGGCATCATCTTTCGCTTGACGACGAAACGGAGATGACCCTTCCCCTGCAAATGGAGCTTTCGATGGATGCCGCGGGACCGGACAAAGAAATCGAAGACGATGAACTGGGGGTGATGATTGCGCAGGCAATCGACCGTCTTCCACCCAAGCAGAGAATGACCATTATCCTTCATGATGTGGAGGGATTTGATAAGACCGAAGTCGCCATAGCCATGGGATGTCCCGAGGCGACGGTTCGGTCCAACTTGCATGTCGCCCGGGCCAAGATGCGCAAATGGCTCGGGAAAAAACTGAAATGA
- a CDS encoding MFS transporter → MPAPLEDLSRYKYKSLLITGLATFLGTLDSSIVNVSLPTISHEMGASVDLVGWIILSYAIAVISFLMVFGAVAEKKGYQISYVYGFLIFALGSLFCGLSYNIYFLIAMRGIQGIGAALLIAVGPALLTRTFPEHERGRGLSMIAMVVSTGLMLGPPLGGFLIALAGWRWIFFVNLPFAILGIYFTKRYISDFPITSPGRKISFPGAATLSLALLILMAALSLFSRHILSESALAALSVISVLAFGMFFYFEGKPQTRLIGLEIFRNRVFSFSGSAMFLVFVSLSSVTVLLPFYLEQVHHYDPEEVGLILMILPLCGLFMAPLAGYLADKVQARIISTLGVLLMLAGILLVRRLDDHSTLSQIITALLFVGLGMGLFSTPNTSSIMGAAKKTQLGSASGILATIRSLGLAIGVSLAIAIFGYYQNLHLKTGADKLTSFIAAYREVYLIILFFAAGAIILSLIRGRNIQPETKEKP, encoded by the coding sequence GTGCCCGCCCCGTTGGAAGACCTGAGTCGCTACAAATACAAATCATTGTTAATCACGGGTCTGGCGACATTTCTCGGGACGCTTGATTCCTCGATTGTGAATGTCTCCTTACCGACTATTAGCCACGAAATGGGGGCATCGGTTGACCTGGTCGGCTGGATAATTCTTTCCTATGCGATAGCAGTGATATCCTTCCTGATGGTTTTCGGGGCGGTTGCGGAGAAAAAAGGGTATCAGATTTCATATGTTTATGGTTTTCTGATTTTTGCGCTCGGGTCACTTTTCTGCGGGCTGTCATACAACATCTATTTCCTGATAGCGATGAGAGGAATTCAGGGTATAGGGGCGGCTTTATTGATTGCCGTCGGTCCGGCATTGCTGACCCGCACCTTTCCCGAGCACGAGCGCGGCCGCGGCCTGAGTATGATTGCAATGGTGGTCTCGACCGGGCTGATGCTCGGTCCGCCATTGGGTGGATTTCTTATCGCTCTGGCCGGATGGAGATGGATTTTCTTTGTCAATCTCCCTTTTGCGATTCTGGGGATTTATTTTACGAAACGGTATATATCTGATTTTCCGATAACCAGTCCCGGCCGGAAAATAAGTTTTCCGGGGGCGGCGACCCTTTCGCTGGCGCTGTTGATTCTGATGGCGGCGCTTTCGCTGTTTAGCCGCCATATTCTCTCGGAATCAGCGCTGGCAGCGCTGAGTGTTATCTCCGTTCTCGCTTTTGGAATGTTTTTTTATTTCGAAGGGAAACCGCAGACGCGGCTGATTGGCTTGGAGATTTTCCGCAACCGGGTCTTCTCTTTTTCCGGCTCGGCGATGTTCCTGGTCTTTGTGTCGTTGTCTTCGGTGACCGTGCTTCTTCCTTTCTATCTGGAGCAGGTGCATCATTATGACCCGGAAGAGGTCGGGTTGATATTGATGATTCTTCCCCTCTGCGGTCTATTTATGGCCCCGCTGGCGGGATATCTGGCGGATAAGGTTCAAGCGCGCATAATTTCGACTCTGGGAGTGCTCTTGATGCTTGCCGGAATTCTGCTGGTGCGGCGTCTTGATGACCACTCAACCTTGTCGCAGATCATTACCGCTTTGTTATTTGTCGGGCTGGGAATGGGGCTTTTCAGCACGCCCAATACCTCGAGCATCATGGGCGCGGCAAAGAAAACTCAACTCGGCTCGGCATCTGGAATTCTGGCGACTATTCGCAGCCTCGGTCTGGCGATAGGCGTAAGCCTGGCGATTGCCATTTTCGGTTACTATCAGAATCTCCATTTGAAAACAGGCGCCGACAAACTGACATCTTTTATAGCGGCGTACCGTGAGGTCTATTTAATCATTTTGTTTTTTGCCGCGGGGGCTATTATACTGAGTTTAATCCGTGGTCGGAACATACAGCCCGAAACCAAAGAAAAGCCATAA
- a CDS encoding YicC/YloC family endoribonuclease produces the protein MRSMTGFGKADYKSKELNLSVEVTSVNNRFLEYSIRMPKQLFFLEPRVKELIAAKLNRGKVNLTLNYEDNGIGIDRLVINRSLADELLRELKNLKKRYKLGGELELEEILAFPEIFRVEKSSNIEKKIWPSVSKTINKALDDLVAMREKEGENLKKDIIKRMAQMAGDIEGIEKGAKEHLAIYREKLSRRIAEVLDNRTLDGARLEEEVAYFAERADVTEECVRFRSHLKQFQLDLKQTGPVGKRLNFILQELNREANTIGSKAAGVTIPGLVLQLKEEIEKVREQVQNIE, from the coding sequence ATGCGCTCCATGACCGGATTCGGCAAAGCCGATTACAAGAGTAAAGAATTGAATCTATCGGTGGAAGTCACTTCGGTGAATAACCGCTTCCTCGAATATTCGATTCGGATGCCGAAACAGCTGTTCTTTCTGGAGCCGCGCGTCAAGGAGTTGATTGCGGCAAAACTGAATCGCGGCAAAGTGAATTTGACTCTGAATTATGAAGACAACGGTATCGGAATCGACCGCCTGGTCATCAACCGCTCCCTGGCCGATGAATTATTGCGGGAATTGAAAAATCTCAAAAAAAGATACAAACTGGGCGGCGAACTGGAACTGGAGGAGATTCTGGCTTTTCCGGAGATTTTCCGGGTTGAGAAAAGCAGCAATATAGAAAAGAAAATCTGGCCCTCGGTAAGCAAGACAATCAACAAGGCGCTGGATGACCTGGTGGCGATGCGGGAAAAAGAGGGGGAGAATCTCAAGAAAGATATCATAAAGCGGATGGCGCAAATGGCTGGCGACATTGAAGGAATCGAAAAAGGGGCGAAAGAGCATCTGGCGATATACCGGGAGAAGTTGTCCCGGAGAATTGCGGAAGTGCTGGATAACCGGACGCTTGACGGCGCCCGGCTGGAAGAGGAGGTCGCTTATTTTGCGGAACGGGCTGATGTGACCGAAGAGTGTGTGCGATTCCGCAGCCATCTCAAGCAGTTTCAACTCGATTTGAAGCAGACCGGACCGGTCGGCAAGAGGCTCAATTTCATATTGCAGGAACTGAACCGGGAGGCAAACACTATCGGCTCCAAGGCGGCGGGAGTGACTATTCCCGGGCTGGTGCTGCAGTTGAAAGAAGAGATAGAGAAAGTCCGCGAGCAAGTGCAAAATATTGAATAG
- the gmk gene encoding guanylate kinase: MKQGTGKIVIISSPSGGGKSSICRRLLRAGNKRKGWRFSISVTTRPRRPNERNGREYLFVSYPEFVTRRQRGEFAESCQVHKYYYGTPREPLERTLTAGGVMILDVDVKGAFKLKKEYPMAVSIFILPPSRQELARRLKQRGTEDDKHLRIRLRRALSEMKLYRKFDYVVINRELDTAVSEVEMIINSFHCQQRFIDHRRISGLLRESD; the protein is encoded by the coding sequence ATGAAACAGGGGACCGGCAAAATCGTGATAATATCGTCTCCCTCGGGAGGCGGTAAGAGCTCTATTTGCAGACGGTTACTGCGGGCCGGGAACAAAAGGAAAGGGTGGCGGTTTTCAATATCGGTAACGACAAGGCCCAGGCGTCCCAATGAACGAAACGGGCGGGAGTACTTGTTTGTAAGTTATCCTGAATTCGTGACGCGGCGTCAGCGTGGGGAATTCGCCGAGTCGTGCCAGGTGCATAAGTACTATTATGGCACACCTCGGGAACCGCTGGAGCGAACCCTGACCGCCGGCGGAGTGATGATACTGGATGTAGACGTCAAGGGAGCCTTTAAGTTAAAGAAAGAGTACCCGATGGCGGTTTCGATTTTCATACTCCCCCCCAGCCGTCAGGAACTTGCCCGACGGTTAAAGCAAAGGGGGACGGAGGACGATAAGCATTTAAGGATTCGTCTCCGGAGAGCCTTGAGCGAAATGAAGCTCTATCGGAAATTTGATTATGTGGTGATCAACCGGGAGCTGGACACGGCCGTAAGTGAAGTGGAGATGATAATAAATTCCTTCCATTGTCAGCAGAGATTTATCGACCATCGCCGCATAAGCGGTTTACTTCGAGAAAGCGATTGA
- the rpoZ gene encoding DNA-directed RNA polymerase subunit omega, with the protein MVKTSFEELDKVTKNRYEAVLIAAQRARQVNALRLAQLERMAEENVTIDGRKVTSLALQDLAAGKVKFRRLGEVK; encoded by the coding sequence ATGGTTAAAACCTCTTTTGAGGAGTTGGACAAAGTGACAAAGAATCGTTACGAAGCAGTTCTGATTGCGGCGCAGCGGGCGCGGCAAGTCAATGCCCTTCGTCTGGCGCAGCTGGAACGAATGGCGGAGGAGAATGTTACTATTGACGGTCGCAAGGTGACCTCGCTTGCCCTGCAGGATCTGGCCGCGGGCAAAGTAAAATTTAGACGTCTGGGCGAAGTAAAATAA
- the topA gene encoding type I DNA topoisomerase — protein sequence MAKNLLIVESPAKSKTLKKFLGRDYEVLPTIGHIIDLPKSKLGVDTDDGFKIDYVVIKGKEKVIKQLKESAKKSEKIYLAPDPDREGEAIAWHVAQQLKNVKKISRVTFNEITKSAVLEAFHHTRAIDLNLVDAQQARRVLDRLVGYKVSPFLWKTVARGLSAGRVQSVALRIICEREAEIAAFVTEEYWEIAALLQDAIGNKIPSKLSRIDGSKAEIKTGEEAERVAQELRKGEFVVDSIRKSQKVRKPSPPFITSTLQQEAARALGFSTKKTMAVAQQLYEGVDLGEEGPTGLITYMRTDSTRLADSAIDMARGFIKENFGAAYLPKSPVKYGAKKGSQDAHEAVRPTFIDHPPEKIKRYLTKDQYRLYTLVWNRFVACQMAPALYDTADLDIKAGKYLFHSYAQSLKFDGYLKIYQEAKENGQNGENGLLESLPELKPGDRLTLLEVTPSQHFTKPPARFSEAMLVKTLESEGIGRPSTYASIISTLIDRKYVESKEKRLHPTELGQTVNKILIENFPDIFDVKFTAYMETELDKVEIGEDKWVDVVKEFYRPFEKHLGKLTKKHQEIKESLTEVTDESCDKCGSPMVIKWGRNGRFLACSAYPDCKSTKPLNGAEELPPVDIKCPNCGSAMVVKSGRFGRFLACSAYPECKTTMPLPTGIKCPKPNCGGDIVEKKTKTRRTFYGCSNYPKCDFVSWDKPVNQDCPNCGGKYLLQKASKKDGVYLYCPACKHKISQESH from the coding sequence ATGGCAAAGAACCTTCTCATAGTAGAATCGCCGGCAAAATCGAAAACGCTCAAGAAGTTTCTGGGGCGCGATTATGAAGTGTTGCCGACGATTGGACATATAATCGACCTGCCCAAATCGAAATTGGGGGTAGATACCGATGACGGTTTCAAGATCGACTATGTCGTAATCAAGGGAAAAGAGAAGGTCATCAAGCAGTTGAAGGAAAGCGCCAAGAAGTCAGAGAAGATTTATCTCGCGCCCGACCCGGACCGGGAAGGGGAGGCGATTGCCTGGCATGTAGCGCAGCAGCTGAAGAATGTCAAGAAAATCTCGCGCGTGACTTTCAATGAAATCACCAAGTCGGCGGTGCTGGAAGCGTTCCATCATACCCGCGCTATCGACCTGAACCTGGTCGATGCGCAGCAGGCGCGGCGGGTGCTGGACCGTCTGGTCGGATACAAAGTCTCTCCATTTCTCTGGAAGACTGTAGCGCGCGGTCTTTCGGCGGGAAGGGTGCAATCGGTTGCCCTGCGAATCATCTGCGAACGGGAAGCGGAGATTGCCGCTTTTGTTACCGAAGAGTACTGGGAGATCGCGGCGCTGCTTCAGGATGCCATCGGCAACAAGATACCGTCGAAACTATCCAGGATTGACGGTTCCAAAGCGGAGATTAAGACCGGCGAAGAGGCCGAAAGGGTGGCGCAGGAATTGAGAAAGGGAGAGTTTGTTGTCGATTCCATTCGGAAATCGCAGAAAGTTCGCAAACCATCCCCTCCCTTCATAACCAGTACCCTGCAGCAGGAGGCGGCGCGAGCGCTGGGATTTTCCACCAAGAAGACGATGGCGGTGGCGCAGCAGTTGTACGAAGGCGTTGACCTGGGTGAGGAAGGACCGACAGGCCTGATAACATATATGCGCACCGACTCCACTCGACTGGCTGACAGCGCTATCGATATGGCTCGCGGCTTTATAAAAGAAAATTTTGGCGCCGCTTATCTGCCCAAGAGTCCCGTCAAATATGGCGCCAAAAAGGGAAGCCAGGATGCGCATGAGGCGGTCAGGCCCACTTTCATTGACCATCCTCCCGAGAAAATCAAAAGATATCTCACCAAAGACCAGTACCGTCTATATACACTGGTTTGGAATCGTTTTGTCGCCTGCCAGATGGCGCCGGCTCTGTATGACACGGCCGACCTTGATATCAAGGCGGGAAAGTATCTTTTCCATTCTTATGCCCAGAGTCTGAAATTTGACGGTTATCTAAAAATTTATCAGGAAGCAAAAGAAAACGGACAGAATGGCGAGAATGGTTTGCTGGAATCGCTGCCGGAGTTGAAACCGGGGGACCGTCTGACGCTCCTGGAAGTTACTCCCAGCCAGCATTTCACCAAACCGCCGGCGCGCTTTTCCGAAGCAATGCTGGTGAAAACTTTGGAGTCAGAAGGTATCGGAAGACCGTCAACCTATGCCTCCATCATTTCAACTCTGATTGACCGGAAATATGTCGAATCCAAAGAAAAGCGGCTTCATCCAACCGAACTGGGGCAGACAGTGAATAAAATTCTGATTGAGAACTTCCCCGACATTTTTGATGTCAAATTTACCGCCTATATGGAGACGGAACTGGATAAGGTGGAAATCGGGGAAGACAAATGGGTCGATGTGGTCAAGGAGTTCTATCGTCCCTTTGAAAAGCACCTGGGGAAACTTACCAAGAAACATCAGGAGATCAAGGAGTCGCTGACCGAGGTGACGGATGAGTCATGCGATAAGTGCGGCTCGCCGATGGTGATAAAGTGGGGCAGGAATGGCCGGTTTCTCGCCTGCTCGGCATACCCGGACTGCAAATCGACCAAGCCGCTCAACGGCGCGGAGGAACTTCCGCCGGTCGATATCAAATGTCCCAACTGCGGCTCGGCGATGGTGGTGAAGAGCGGACGTTTTGGAAGATTTTTGGCTTGCTCGGCTTATCCCGAATGCAAGACAACTATGCCGCTGCCGACTGGCATAAAATGCCCCAAGCCGAATTGCGGCGGCGATATCGTGGAGAAGAAAACCAAAACGCGGCGGACTTTTTACGGCTGTTCCAATTATCCCAAATGCGACTTTGTCAGCTGGGATAAACCGGTCAACCAGGATTGTCCCAACTGCGGCGGAAAATATCTATTGCAAAAAGCCTCTAAGAAAGACGGCGTCTATCTGTACTGCCCGGCCTGCAAGCATAAGATTTCGCAGGAAAGCCATTAG
- a CDS encoding tyrosine-type recombinase/integrase, which yields MLKKALAEYIQYLTEKRGLAAGSVQAYRRSLARWVEFLEEQYQTVPPEPAVNALFLRKYLSQRRSESVSVRTLAGFISALSGFQRFLLQDKRYAIYHCRLSKLKYSEKIPDFLSQRETDEMLNLLERDNFFGWRDYLMVALFYLSGIRRTELASLRLTDLDRNKNTLNVIGKGNKQRFVPFGAALGRELERYLPVRAQFAERFKRDRGFLFLNHSGSPLSVRSVDRIVQKYCARLGKRVTPHMLRHSFATHMLENGADILAIKEILGHCSLATTQKYTHVTTEQLKAVYKRAHPRA from the coding sequence ATGCTTAAAAAAGCATTGGCGGAATATATTCAATATCTGACTGAAAAGCGGGGGCTGGCGGCCGGTTCCGTTCAGGCTTACCGAAGGTCGCTGGCGCGCTGGGTTGAATTTCTTGAAGAGCAGTACCAGACCGTCCCCCCGGAGCCGGCGGTCAATGCCCTGTTCCTTCGAAAGTATCTCTCCCAGAGACGAAGCGAGTCGGTATCGGTGCGCACCCTTGCCGGGTTTATCTCGGCGCTCTCCGGATTTCAACGATTTCTTCTGCAAGACAAACGGTACGCCATTTATCATTGCCGACTCAGCAAATTGAAATATTCCGAAAAGATACCCGATTTTCTATCGCAGAGAGAGACCGACGAAATGCTCAATCTGCTGGAGCGAGACAATTTTTTCGGCTGGCGCGATTATCTGATGGTGGCGCTTTTTTATCTTTCGGGAATCAGACGGACGGAATTGGCGTCACTGCGCCTCACCGACCTGGATAGAAATAAAAATACGTTAAATGTGATTGGAAAAGGGAATAAGCAGCGTTTTGTTCCCTTTGGGGCGGCGCTGGGAAGAGAACTGGAGCGGTATCTGCCCGTCCGGGCGCAATTCGCGGAGCGGTTCAAACGGGACCGGGGATTTCTCTTCCTCAATCATTCCGGCAGTCCTCTGTCGGTTCGCTCGGTGGACCGTATCGTGCAGAAATACTGCGCCCGCCTTGGCAAGCGGGTCACGCCGCATATGCTCCGCCACAGTTTCGCCACCCATATGCTGGAAAACGGCGCCGACATTCTGGCTATAAAGGAGATTTTGGGTCACTGCTCGCTGGCGACGACACAGAAATATACCCATGTTACGACCGAGCAGCTGAAGGCGGTTTACAAGCGGGCTCATCCGCGAGCCTGA
- the hslV gene encoding ATP-dependent protease subunit HslV: protein MLIHATTILGLRYKGAVAMGGDGQVSFNDTIMKSKAVKVRKLHDDKILAGFAGAAADALALFERFENKIGEYSGNLPRAAVELAKDWRTDKYLQKLEALLAVADNKHSLLIAGSGEVVEPDDRILAIGSGGPYALAAARALLSTNPSLSAEEIVRKALRIAADICVYTNDNITVESIKC, encoded by the coding sequence ATGTTAATTCACGCTACAACCATATTGGGTCTTCGGTATAAAGGCGCGGTCGCCATGGGGGGAGACGGGCAGGTCAGTTTTAACGACACCATTATGAAATCGAAAGCGGTCAAAGTGCGGAAACTTCATGATGATAAGATTCTTGCCGGTTTCGCCGGAGCGGCGGCCGATGCCCTGGCGCTATTTGAGCGCTTCGAAAATAAGATTGGTGAATACTCCGGGAATCTTCCGCGCGCCGCCGTGGAACTGGCAAAGGATTGGCGGACCGATAAGTATCTTCAGAAACTGGAAGCGCTCCTGGCGGTAGCCGACAACAAGCATTCCCTGTTGATTGCCGGCTCGGGAGAGGTGGTGGAGCCGGATGACCGCATTCTGGCTATCGGCTCCGGAGGACCATACGCTCTGGCTGCCGCCCGTGCCCTACTTTCGACTAACCCGTCGCTGTCGGCTGAAGAGATAGTCAGAAAAGCCCTCAGAATCGCCGCCGATATTTGCGTTTACACCAATGACAATATTACCGTGGAAAGCATAAAATGCTGA